The genomic interval GCTGCGCTTCGCTATCCGCGAAGGCGGCCGCACCGTCGGCGCCGGTATCGTTGCTTCGATCGTCGAGTAATTCCTTCGGCCGCTCCGGTGGGGCGGCCGATTCGATGACATTATTATGAAGCAAGCGGTGTAAGCCGCTTGCTTATGACACAGAAATATAGCAAATGGCGCGCGAGCGCGATTTGCGTACCGCTTCGGATGACGAGGCGGCGACTACACAAACAATAAGGTGGGCTAGAAGGCCCTGAAGACTGGATAGGATGCCGCTGTCGGCGCCCTCTCGATCTTTGAAACCGGTGGTCCGCCTTAGGAAGAAAGAACAACCTGTGTCTTGTCCAAAGACATGTGGAAAACAAACACAAGGATAACGTCGAATGAACGGCCAAAATATCCGCATTCGCCTGAAGGCGTTCGATCACCGGATTCTCGATGCTTCCACGCGCGAGATCGTGTCGACGGCGAAGCGCACCGGTGCAAGCGTCCGGGGCCCCGTTCCGCTTCCGACCCGCATCGAGAAGTTTACGGTCAACCGGTCCCCGCACATCGACAAGAAGAGCCGCGAACAGTTCGAGATGCGCACGCATAAGCGCCTTCTCGACATCGTAGACCCGACCCCGCAGACGGTAGACGCGCTGATGAAGCTCGATCTCGCCGCCGGTGTCGATGTTGAGATCAAGCTCTGAGCTTGCTCGAGCTGAGTTGGAAGGATTGAACCGATGCGTTCAGGTGTGATTGCACAGAAGGTGGGAATGACCCGCGTCTACAACGACGCCGGCGAGCATGTCCCGGTAACGGTACTGCGTATGGACGGCTGCCAGGTCGTTGCCACACGCACAGTCGAAAAGAATGGCTATACCGCAGTTCAGCTCGGTGCCGGCCAGGCGAAGGTGAAGAACACGTCGAAGGCGATGCGCGGCAATTTTGCCGTTGCCAACGTCGAGCCGAAGGCCAAGCTCGCAGAATTCCGCGTGTCGGAAGACAATCTGCTCGAGATCGGCACGGAGCTCAAGGCAGGTCACTTTGCTGCCGGTCAGCTCGTCGACGTGACGGGTACGACGATCGGTAAGGGTTTTGCCGGCGCCATGAAGCGTCACGGTTTCGGCGGTCTGCGCGCGACGCACGGTGTGTCGGTTTCGCACCGCTCGCACGGTTCGACGGGCTCGCGCCAGGATCCGGGCAAGGTTTTCAAGAACAAGAAGATGGCTGGTCACATGGGCCAGACGCGCGTCACGACGCAGAACCTGGAAGTGGTTTCGACCGACGAAGATCGTGGTCTGATCCTGATCAAGGGTGCTGTTCCCGGTTCCAAGGGTGCCTGGATCATCGTGCGCGACGCCGTCAAGTCGGCCGCGAAGTAAGGGAGCCAGATCAATGGAATTGAACGTCAAGACCCTCGAGGGAAAAGACGCCGGGAAGGTTTCCCTTTCGGACGAGATTTTCGGCCTCGAGCCCCGCGAAGACATTCTCGCCCGCGTCATCCGCTGGCAGCTTGCCAAGAAGCAGCAGGGCACGCACAAGGCAAAGGGCCGCGCTGAAGTTTCGCGCACCGGCGCTAAGATGTACAAGCAGAAGGGTACGGGCCGCGCCCGCCACCATTCGGCTCGCGCTCCGCAGTTCCGCGGCGGCGGCAAGGCCCACGGCCCGGTCGTCCGCAGCCACGAGCACGACCTTCCGAAGAAGGTTCGCGCGCTTGGCCTTCGCCACGCCCTTTCGGCCAAGATCAAGGCCGATGACGTCATCGTCATCGACAACCTGGTCGCCGCCGAAGCCAAGACCAAGGCTCTTGCGTCCGCATTCGAGACGCTCGGCCTTACCAACGCCCTCTTCATCGGCGGCGCAGAGCTTGACGGCAACTTCAAGCTCGCAGCTCAGAACATCCCGAACATCGATGTTCTGCCGATCCAGGGCATCAACGTTTACGACATCGTGCGCCGCGGCAAGCTCGTGCTTTCCAAGGCTGCGGTTGAAGCGCTAGAGGAGCGATTCAAGTGACCGATCTCCGCCACTATGATGTGATCGTCTCCCCGGCGATCACCGAAAAGTCCACGCTGGTATCCGAGAACAACCAGGTTGTTTTCAATGTCGCCAAGCAGGCGACGAAGCCGGAAATCAAGGCTGCGGTCGAAGCGCTGTTCGGCGTCAAGGTCACGGCCGTCAACACTCTGCTGCGCAAGGGCAAGACCAAGCGGTTCCGCGGTTTTGTCGGCAAGCAGAAGGACGTGAAGAAGGCTGTCGTGACGCTGGCTGAAGGCCAGACGATCGACGTCTCCACCGGTCTCTGAGGAATAAGAAAATGGCATTGAAAACATTCAATCCGACGACCCCGAGCCAGCGTCAGCTGGTCATCGTGGACCGCTCCTCGCTCTACAAGGGCAAGCCGGTCAAGGCGCTGACGGAAGGTCTGACCAAGAGCGGCGGTCGTAACAACCTCGGCCGCATCACGGCCCGCTTCATCGGCGGCGGTCACAAGCGCAGCTACCGTCTGGTCGACTTCAAGCGTCGCAAGTTTGATGTCGAAGGCACGGTCGAACGTATCGAATACGATCCGAACCGGACGGCGTTCATCGCTCTGGTGAGCTATGCCGATGGCGAACAGGCCTACATCATCGCTCCGCAGCGTCTTGCAGCCGGCGACAAGGTCATCGCTTCGGAAAAGGCTGTCGACGTGAAGCCCGGCAATACCATGCCGCTGCAGTACATCCCGGTCGGCTCCATCATCCACAACGTGGAAATGAAGCCGGGCAAGGGCGGTCAGATAGCTCGCTCCGCCGGTTCCTACGCGCAGCTCGTCGGCCGTGACCAGGGCATGGCGATCCTTCGCCTGAACTCCGGTGAACAGCGCCTGGTCAGCGGCGTCTGCCTTGCTTCGATCGGCGCGGTGTCCAACCCTGACCACGCCAACATCAACGACGGCAAGGCCGGTCGAACCGTCTGGCGCGGTAAGCGTCCGCATAACCGCGGCGTTGTCATGAACCCGGTCGACCATCCGCACGGCGGTGGTGAAGGCCGCACCTCCGGTGGTCGCCATCCGGTGACGCCGTGGGGCAAGCCGACCAAGGGCAAGCGCACCCGGTCGAACAAGTCGACCGACAAGATGATCATGCGCTCGCGTCATCAGCGTAAGAAGTAAGAGAGGAAGTCTCCAATGGCTCGTTCAGTGTGGAAAGGTCCGTTCGTTGACGGCTATCTTCTCAAGAAGGCTGAGAAGGTTCGTGAAGGCGGACGTGCAGAAGTAATCAAGATCTGGAGCCGTCGCTCCACGATCCTGCCGCAGTTCGTCGGTCTTACCTTCGGCGTCTACAACGGCAGCAAGCATATTCCGGTCAGCGTCAATGAAGACATGGTCGGCCACAAATTCGGTGAATTCTCTCCGACCCGCACCTACTACGGTCACGGCGCGGACAAGAAGGCGAAGAGGAAGTAACAATGGGCAAGGCAAAAGCCGAACGCCGGCTGAAGGACAACGAGGCGCAAGCAGTCGCCCGCACGCTCCGCGTCAGCCCCCAGAAGCTCAACCTGGTTGCTGCGGCCATCCGCGGCAAGAAGGTCGAGCGTGCACTCGCTGAGCTGGAGTTCTCCCGCAAGCGTATCGCGGGCGCCGTCAGGAAGACGCTCGAATCCGCAATCGCCAACGCCGAGAACAACCATGATCTCGACGTCGACGCGCTCGTCGTCGCCGAGGCCTATGTCGGCAAGTCGATTGTCATGAAGCGTTTCCACGCTCGTGGCCGCGGTCGCGCGTCGCGCATCGAAAAGCCCTTCGCGCACCTGACGATCGTCGTTCGTGAAGTGCAGGCAGCAGAGGAGGCCGCATAATGGGTCAGAAAATCAATCCGATCGGTTTCCGTCTCGGCATCAACCGTACCTGGGATAGCCGCTGGTTCGCGGACAATGCCGAGTACGGCCAGCTGCTGCACGAAGACCTGAAGATGCGCAAGTTCGTCATGAGCGAACTGAAGCAGGCAGGCATTTCCAAGGTGGTCATCGAGCGTCCGCACAAGAAGTGCCGCGTCACGATCCACTCGGCTCGTCCGGGCCTGATCATCGGCCGCAAGGGCGCAGACATTGACAAGCTCCGCAAGAAGCTGTCGGACATGACAAATTCGGAAACGCACCTCAACATTGTCGAAGTGCGCAAGCCCGAAGTCGACGCCACGCTGGTCGCGCAGTCGATCGCCCAGCAGCTCGAGCGCCGTGTGGCTTTCCGTCGTGCGATGAAGCGCGCCGTTCAGTCCGCGATGCGTCTTGGCGCCGAAGGCATCAAGATCACCTGCGCTGGCCGTCTCGGCGGTGCTGAAATCGCTCGTACGGAGTGGTACCGCGAAGGTCGCGTTCCGCTGCACACGCTGCGCGCTGACATCGACTACGGCACGGCAGAAGCCGAAACCGCATTCGGTATCTGCGGCATCAAGGTCTGGATCTTCAAGGGTGAAATCCTTGAGCACGATCCGATGGCTTCCGAACGTCGCGCGCTGGAAGGCGACGCGCAGGGTCCGGCAAGCCGCGAACGCGACCGCGGCGATCGTCGCCGCGAACGCGACAACGCGTAATTAGCGCTGGCGAAAGATAAGCTCGGAGAAGTAAGAAAATGTTGCAGCCAAAGCGTACTAAGTACCGCAAGCAGTTCAAGGGCCGCATCAAGGGCGTGGCCAAGGGCGGTTCTGACCTGGCATTCGGCGAATTCGGCCTGAAGGCTCAGGAGCCCAACCGCGTCAATGCACGCGAGATCGAGGCAGCTCGCCGCGCGATCACGCGTTACATGAAGCGCGCCGGCCGTGTATGGATCCGCGTGTTCCCGGACGTTCCGGTAACCGCAAAGCCGACCGAAGTCCGCATGGGTAAAGGTAAGGGCTCCGTTGAGTACTGGGCATGCAAGGTCAAGCCCGGTCGTATGATGTTCGAGATCGACGGCGTCAGCGAAGAGATCGCCCGCGAGGCGCTTCGCCTCGGCTCTGCCAAGCTCTCGGTCAAGACGCGCTTCGTTCAGCGCATTGCAGAGTAAGGGATTGAGCTCATGAAAGCCTCAGATGTTCGCGCGTTGACCGCCGACCAACTCAAGGACGAGCTTGCCAAGCTGAAGAAGGAGCAGTTCAACCTGCGCTTCCAGAAGGCGACCGGCCAGCTCGAAAAGTCCTCGCGCATCAATGAAGTCCGCAAGGACATTGCCCGCGTGAAAACCATTGCCCGCCAGAAGGCGGCAGAAGTTAAGGCCTAAAGGAAGAAAAATATGCCGAAGCGCATCCTGCAGGGCGTCGTCGTTGGCGACAAGAACGAGAAGACGGTAGTGGTTCGTGTCGAGCGTCGTTTCGCTCACCCGCTGCTCCAGAAGACCGTTCGTCGTTCCAAGAAGTACAAGGCCCACGACGAAAACAACCAGTACAAGATCGGCGATACCGTATCCATCGAGGAATGCGCGCCGATCTCGAAGGACAAGCGTTGGACGGTCATCGCCGCCCAGGGCAAGTAACAGAATTTTGTGCGAGGCCTTGCGTCTCGCCGAAATATCTGTATGAAGCAGCGTCAGAACGCTCGAATGCCGGGCGTTCTTTTGCTTTGAGCGCACGGAAGGTCCCGTTCGGGAAACCACCCTGGCACGATCGATCCCGCGCTATTCAGCTATTGCCGCGTCTGTGCCTGCCGTCTGGCAGGTCGGCCGGCGGAAAATTTTCATAAGCCGGAGTAGGGGGCTAGCCCAACCATTCCGGTAAACCAAGAAGGCGACCTGATATGATTCAGATGCAAACAAACCTCGACGTGGCGGATAATTCCGGCGCACGTCGTGTCATGTGCATCAAGGTGCTGGGCGGCTCGAAGCGCAAGTATGCCTCGATCGGCGACGTCATCGTCGTTTCGATCAAGGAAGCGATCCCGCGCGGCCGCGTGAAGAAGGGTGACGTGATGAAGGCGGTTGTCGTTCGCACCGCCAAGGACATCCGTCGTCCGGATGGCTCGGTCATCCGCTTCGACACCAACGCAGCAGTCCTCATCGACAACAAGAAAGAGCCGATCGGCACCCGTATCTTCGGACCGGTTCCGCGCGAACTTCGCGCCAAGAACCACATGAAGATCATCTCGCTGGCTCCCGAAGTATTGTAAGGAGCGAAGCGATGCAGAAGATTCGTAAAGGCGACAAGGTCGTCATGCTCGCTGGCAAGGACAAGGGCCGTACCGGCGAAGTTGTTCAGGTCATGCCGAAGGAAGATCGTGCCGTCGTCCGTGGCGTCAACGTCGTGAAGCGCCACCAGCGCCAGACGCAGACCCAGGAAGCCGGCATCATCAACAAGGAAGCCCCGGTTCACCTGTCCAACATTGCAATCGTCGACAAGGACGGCAAGCCGACCCGCGTCGGTTTCAAGGTCGTTGACGGCAAGAAGGTCCGTGTGGCCAAGCGTTCTGGAGAAGTGATCGATGGCTGAGGCAAAATACGAGCCGCGGCTCAAGAAGGAATATGTCGAGCGCATCCGCAAGGCGATGCAGGAGAAGTTCTCCTACGCCAACGAAATGATGATCCCGAAGCTCGACAAGATCGTGATCAACATGGGCGTCGGTGAAGCGACCGCTGACTCGAAGAAACCGACGGTTGCTGCCGCCGACCTCGCAGCGATCGCCGGTCAGAAACCGGTCATCACCCGCGCACGCAACTCTATCGCAGGCTTCAAGGTCCGCGAAAACATGCCGATCGGCGCAAAGGTTACCCTGCGCGGCGCCCGCATGTACGAGTTCCTGGATCGTCTGGTCAACATCGCGCTCCCGCGCGTTCGCGACTTCCGCGGCCTGAACCCGAAGAGCTTTGACGGCCGTGGCAACTTCGCCATGGGCATCAAGGAGCACATTGTGTTCCCTGAAATCAACTACGACAAGGTTGATCAGATGTGGGGCATGGACATCATCGTTTGCACGACGGCGACGACCGACGACGAAGCCAGGACTCTCCTGAAAGAGTTCAGCTTCCCGTTCCGTCAATAACCGTAACGACGAGCGTAGAAAAGGAACCTGACATGGCGAAGACAAGCGCAGTTGAAAAGAACAAGCGCCGCCGTACTACGGTCGCCAACCAGGCCGCGAAGCGGGCTGCGTTGAAGGCGATCATCATGAACCAGGCTCTTCCGATCGAAGAGCGGTTCAAGGCCTCGATCAAGCTGGCATCCCTGCCGCGCGATGGATCGAAGACCCGTATTCGCAACCGTTGTGAAGTATCGGGCCGTCCGCGCGCATACTACCGCAAACTGCGCATGTCGCGTATTGCGCTGCGTGAACTCGGCAATCTCGGCAAGGTGCCGGGCATCGTCAAGTCCAGCTGGTAAGGAGCAGGTTAGATGACAATGACTGATCCGTTGGGCGATATGCTCACCCGCATCCGCAACGGCGCTTCCCGCCGCAAGTCGTCGGTTTCGACGCCTGCGTCCAAGCTCCGTGCGCGTGTTCTCGATGTCCTGCAGTCCGAAGGCTACATCCGTGGCTATTCCGTTGTCGATTTCGGCAATGGCAAGTCGGAGCTCAACATCGAGCTGAAATATTATGAAGGCGCATCGGTGATCCGCGAGATCGGCCGTGTGTCCAAGCCGGGCCGCCGGGTTTATGTCTCGGTCAAGTCCATTCCGCAGGTCGCGAACGGCCTCGGCATCACGATCCTTTCGACTCCGAAGGGCGTGATGGCCGATCACCAGGCTCGCGAACAGAACGTTGGTGGCGAGGTTCTTTGCTCGGTCTTCTAAGATCGGGCAGGGATCTCCATAGCGAACAGACAGGATTGAAACATGTCTCGTATCGGTAAGAAGCCCGTTCAGGTGCCTGCTGGAATCACGGCTACGGTCGATGGCCAGAAGGTTACCGCAAAGGGCCCGAAGGGCGAGCTGTTCTTCGTCGCTAACGACGAAATCAGCCTCAAGCTCGAAAACAACGCGGTCGTCGTGACGCCCGTAAACCAGACCAAGGATGCGCGGTCGAAGTGGGGCATGTCCCGCACGATGATCGAAGGCATCTTCAAGGGCGTCAAGGAAGGTTTCGAGCGCAAACTTGAAATCAACGGCGTCGGCTACCGCGCCGCCATGCAGGGCAAGAACCTGCAGCTGGCGCTCGGTTTCAGCCACGACGTGGTCTATGAACCGCCGGTCGGCATCACGATCGCTGTTCCGAAGCCGACTGAAATCGTCGTCAGCGGCATCAACAAGCAGCAGGTCGGCCAGGTTGCCGCCGAAATCCGCGAATATCGCGGTCCTGAGCCGTACAAGGGCAAGGGCGTCAAGTATGCCGACGAGCGGATCGTCCGCAAAGAAGGCAAGAAGAAGTAAGGATCACGCGAAATGGCTAGCAGGAAAGAAGCACTTGCACGTCGTGCCAACCGCGTGCGCCGTCATATCAAGTCGGTGGCCAACGGCCGTCCGCGCCTGTCGGTTCATCGCTCCTCGAAGAACATCTATGCCCAGATCATCGACGATGTGGCTGGCAAGACGCTTGCGTCTGCCTCCACCCTCGACAAGGATCTGCGCGGTTCTCTGAAGACCGGTGCCGATACCGCAGCAGCCGCTGCTGTAGGCAAGCTCGTCGCCGAGCGCGCCTCCAAGGCCGGTGTTACGGACGTCGTGTTCGACCGTGGCGCCTTCATCTATCACGGCCGCATCAAGGCTCTTGCCGAAGCGGCCCGCGAAGGCGGTCTCACCTTCTGATCAGCTTCCGGCCGGACGCATCTGCGCCGGCCGGATTTTCGCCGGACCGCGGGTACTTCCCTGGAGAAGGGGAGGCTTAGGCGGTCCACATTCGTTTGCCGATTGCACCCGGAAAAGAAAAAGGAAGAGGACAATGGCACAGGAAAGAAGGCCGCAGCGGGAAGACCGCCAGAGCCGTGAAGAGCGCGATAGCGAATTCGTCGACAAGCTTGTCGCGATCAACCGCGTCGCCAAGGTTGTCAAGGGCGGCCGTCGTTTCGGTTTCGCAGCACTCGTCGTCGTCGGCGACCAGAAGGGCCGCGTCGGCTTCGGCCATGGCAAAGCACGCGAAGTGCCGGAAGCCATCCGCAAGGCAACCGAAGCCGCCAAGCGCGAGCTGATCTTCGTACCGCTGCGTGACGGCCGTACGCTGCATCACGACGTTCATGGCCGCCACGGCGCCGGCAAGGTTCTGCTGCGCTCGGCGAAGGTCGGTACTGGCATCATCGCCGGCGGCCCGATGCGCGCCGTATTCGAAACGCTCGGCATGCACGACGTCGTCGCCAAGTCGACCGGTTCGTCGAACCCCTACAACATGGTTCGCGCCACCTTCGACGCTCTGAAGCACCAGGTTCACCCGAAGGACATCGCAGCTCAGCGCGGCATCAAGTATGCAACGCTGCAGGCTCGTCGTAGCGCCTCCGGCAACGCCTCTGAAGAATAAGAGGAGCTGACCAATGGCCAAGGCTACCAAGAAGGCTGAAGCGAAGACTGTCACGA from Rhizobium lentis carries:
- the rpsJ gene encoding 30S ribosomal protein S10; amino-acid sequence: MNGQNIRIRLKAFDHRILDASTREIVSTAKRTGASVRGPVPLPTRIEKFTVNRSPHIDKKSREQFEMRTHKRLLDIVDPTPQTVDALMKLDLAAGVDVEIKL
- the rplC gene encoding 50S ribosomal protein L3 produces the protein MRSGVIAQKVGMTRVYNDAGEHVPVTVLRMDGCQVVATRTVEKNGYTAVQLGAGQAKVKNTSKAMRGNFAVANVEPKAKLAEFRVSEDNLLEIGTELKAGHFAAGQLVDVTGTTIGKGFAGAMKRHGFGGLRATHGVSVSHRSHGSTGSRQDPGKVFKNKKMAGHMGQTRVTTQNLEVVSTDEDRGLILIKGAVPGSKGAWIIVRDAVKSAAK
- the rplD gene encoding 50S ribosomal protein L4, with product MELNVKTLEGKDAGKVSLSDEIFGLEPREDILARVIRWQLAKKQQGTHKAKGRAEVSRTGAKMYKQKGTGRARHHSARAPQFRGGGKAHGPVVRSHEHDLPKKVRALGLRHALSAKIKADDVIVIDNLVAAEAKTKALASAFETLGLTNALFIGGAELDGNFKLAAQNIPNIDVLPIQGINVYDIVRRGKLVLSKAAVEALEERFK
- a CDS encoding 50S ribosomal protein L23, with the protein product MTDLRHYDVIVSPAITEKSTLVSENNQVVFNVAKQATKPEIKAAVEALFGVKVTAVNTLLRKGKTKRFRGFVGKQKDVKKAVVTLAEGQTIDVSTGL
- the rplB gene encoding 50S ribosomal protein L2; this encodes MALKTFNPTTPSQRQLVIVDRSSLYKGKPVKALTEGLTKSGGRNNLGRITARFIGGGHKRSYRLVDFKRRKFDVEGTVERIEYDPNRTAFIALVSYADGEQAYIIAPQRLAAGDKVIASEKAVDVKPGNTMPLQYIPVGSIIHNVEMKPGKGGQIARSAGSYAQLVGRDQGMAILRLNSGEQRLVSGVCLASIGAVSNPDHANINDGKAGRTVWRGKRPHNRGVVMNPVDHPHGGGEGRTSGGRHPVTPWGKPTKGKRTRSNKSTDKMIMRSRHQRKK
- the rpsS gene encoding 30S ribosomal protein S19, whose protein sequence is MARSVWKGPFVDGYLLKKAEKVREGGRAEVIKIWSRRSTILPQFVGLTFGVYNGSKHIPVSVNEDMVGHKFGEFSPTRTYYGHGADKKAKRK
- the rplV gene encoding 50S ribosomal protein L22, producing the protein MGKAKAERRLKDNEAQAVARTLRVSPQKLNLVAAAIRGKKVERALAELEFSRKRIAGAVRKTLESAIANAENNHDLDVDALVVAEAYVGKSIVMKRFHARGRGRASRIEKPFAHLTIVVREVQAAEEAA
- the rpsC gene encoding 30S ribosomal protein S3; the encoded protein is MGQKINPIGFRLGINRTWDSRWFADNAEYGQLLHEDLKMRKFVMSELKQAGISKVVIERPHKKCRVTIHSARPGLIIGRKGADIDKLRKKLSDMTNSETHLNIVEVRKPEVDATLVAQSIAQQLERRVAFRRAMKRAVQSAMRLGAEGIKITCAGRLGGAEIARTEWYREGRVPLHTLRADIDYGTAEAETAFGICGIKVWIFKGEILEHDPMASERRALEGDAQGPASRERDRGDRRRERDNA
- the rplP gene encoding 50S ribosomal protein L16, giving the protein MLQPKRTKYRKQFKGRIKGVAKGGSDLAFGEFGLKAQEPNRVNAREIEAARRAITRYMKRAGRVWIRVFPDVPVTAKPTEVRMGKGKGSVEYWACKVKPGRMMFEIDGVSEEIAREALRLGSAKLSVKTRFVQRIAE
- the rpmC gene encoding 50S ribosomal protein L29; its protein translation is MKASDVRALTADQLKDELAKLKKEQFNLRFQKATGQLEKSSRINEVRKDIARVKTIARQKAAEVKA
- the rpsQ gene encoding 30S ribosomal protein S17, with product MPKRILQGVVVGDKNEKTVVVRVERRFAHPLLQKTVRRSKKYKAHDENNQYKIGDTVSIEECAPISKDKRWTVIAAQGK
- the rplN gene encoding 50S ribosomal protein L14; its protein translation is MIQMQTNLDVADNSGARRVMCIKVLGGSKRKYASIGDVIVVSIKEAIPRGRVKKGDVMKAVVVRTAKDIRRPDGSVIRFDTNAAVLIDNKKEPIGTRIFGPVPRELRAKNHMKIISLAPEVL
- the rplX gene encoding 50S ribosomal protein L24, yielding MQKIRKGDKVVMLAGKDKGRTGEVVQVMPKEDRAVVRGVNVVKRHQRQTQTQEAGIINKEAPVHLSNIAIVDKDGKPTRVGFKVVDGKKVRVAKRSGEVIDG
- the rplE gene encoding 50S ribosomal protein L5; this encodes MAEAKYEPRLKKEYVERIRKAMQEKFSYANEMMIPKLDKIVINMGVGEATADSKKPTVAAADLAAIAGQKPVITRARNSIAGFKVRENMPIGAKVTLRGARMYEFLDRLVNIALPRVRDFRGLNPKSFDGRGNFAMGIKEHIVFPEINYDKVDQMWGMDIIVCTTATTDDEARTLLKEFSFPFRQ
- the rpsN gene encoding 30S ribosomal protein S14, which gives rise to MAKTSAVEKNKRRRTTVANQAAKRAALKAIIMNQALPIEERFKASIKLASLPRDGSKTRIRNRCEVSGRPRAYYRKLRMSRIALRELGNLGKVPGIVKSSW
- the rpsH gene encoding 30S ribosomal protein S8 — encoded protein: MTMTDPLGDMLTRIRNGASRRKSSVSTPASKLRARVLDVLQSEGYIRGYSVVDFGNGKSELNIELKYYEGASVIREIGRVSKPGRRVYVSVKSIPQVANGLGITILSTPKGVMADHQAREQNVGGEVLCSVF
- the rplF gene encoding 50S ribosomal protein L6 → MSRIGKKPVQVPAGITATVDGQKVTAKGPKGELFFVANDEISLKLENNAVVVTPVNQTKDARSKWGMSRTMIEGIFKGVKEGFERKLEINGVGYRAAMQGKNLQLALGFSHDVVYEPPVGITIAVPKPTEIVVSGINKQQVGQVAAEIREYRGPEPYKGKGVKYADERIVRKEGKKK
- the rplR gene encoding 50S ribosomal protein L18 — protein: MASRKEALARRANRVRRHIKSVANGRPRLSVHRSSKNIYAQIIDDVAGKTLASASTLDKDLRGSLKTGADTAAAAAVGKLVAERASKAGVTDVVFDRGAFIYHGRIKALAEAAREGGLTF
- the rpsE gene encoding 30S ribosomal protein S5; translation: MAQERRPQREDRQSREERDSEFVDKLVAINRVAKVVKGGRRFGFAALVVVGDQKGRVGFGHGKAREVPEAIRKATEAAKRELIFVPLRDGRTLHHDVHGRHGAGKVLLRSAKVGTGIIAGGPMRAVFETLGMHDVVAKSTGSSNPYNMVRATFDALKHQVHPKDIAAQRGIKYATLQARRSASGNASEE